The Centroberyx gerrardi isolate f3 chromosome 19, fCenGer3.hap1.cur.20231027, whole genome shotgun sequence genome has a segment encoding these proteins:
- the matn1 gene encoding cartilage matrix protein: MTPTPPLFLLLLGLVGAHATMDLRTAAAMAAGLCNTRPTDLVFIVDSSRSVRPSEFEQVKVFLAKVIEGLDVGPNATRVGVVNYASRVKNEVSLKTHRTKAGLVKAVTKIEPLSTGTMTGLSIQFALNVAFSESEGARVKSPDISKVAIIVTDGRPQDNVKDVAQRARDAGIEIFAIGVGRVDMNTLKQMASDPLDDHVDYVESYSVIEKLTKKFQEAFCVSDLCATGDHDCAQVCISSPGSYKCACKDGFTLMDDGRSCSACSNAATDVVFLIDGSKSVRPENFELVKKWINQIVDKLDVSDNKAHVGLVQYSSSVKQEFPLGRYNNKKDLKDAVKKMAYMERGTMTGQALRYLSDNSFTPSQGARPGVAKVGIVFTDGRSQDYIGDAAKKAKENGFKMYAVGVGNAVEDELKEIASEPTGEHYFYTADFKTMTQIAKKLQINICQEEDPCECDSLVKFQKKVEDALQALTKKHILYKRWNEISLESVSKRIAALENKIV; the protein is encoded by the exons CGGCTGGATTGTGCAACACCCGTCCCACAGACCTTGTGTTCATCGTGGACAGCAGTCGCAGCGTTCGTCCTTCAGAGTTTGAGCAGGTCAAGGTCTTCCTGGCCAAGGTCATCGAGGGACTGGATGTGGGACCCAACGCCACCCGTGTGGGAGTTGTCAACTACGCCAGCCGTGTCAAGAACGAG GTGTCTCTGAAGACCCACCGCACCAAGGCCGGGCTGGTGAAGGCTGTGACCAAGATCGAGCCCCTGTCCACTGGAACCATGACCGGTCTGTCCATCCAGTTTGCCCTGAACGTGGCCTTCAGTGAGAGCGAGGGCGCCCGAGTCAAATCCCCTGACATCAGCAAG GTTGCCATCATTGTGACAGATGGGCGTCCCCAGGACAACGTGAAGGATGTGGCTCAGCGCGCACGCGACGCTGGAATTGAGATATTTGCCATCGGTGTGGGCCGTGTGGACATGAACACCCTGAAGCAGATGGCCAGCGATCCCCTGGACGACCACGTGGACTATGTGGAGAGCTACAGCGTCATCGAGAAGCTCACCAAGAAGTTCCAGGAGGCCTTCTGCG tgTCGGACCTGTGTGCCACTGGGGATCATGACTGTGCGCAGGTATGCATCAGCTCCCCTGGATCATACAAGTGCGCCTGCAAAGATGGCTTTACCCTCATGGACGACGGTCGCAGTTGcagtg CTTGCAGCAACGCGGCCACAGATGTCGTGTTCCTGATCGACGGCTCTAAGAGCGTTCGGCCCGAGAACTTTGAGCTGGTCAAGAAGTGGATCAACCAGATCGTCGACAAACTGGACGTGTCTGATAACAAGGCCCACGTCGGACTGGTGCAGTACTCCAGCTCAGtcaaacag GAGTTCCCTCTGGGCCGCTACAACAACAAGAAAGACCTGAAGGACGCTGTGAAGAAGATGGCCTACATGGAGAGGGGAACCATGACGGGCCAGGCCCTCAGGTACCTGTCCGACAACAGCTTCACCCCCTCTCAGGGCGCCCGGCCCGGAGTCGCCAAGGTGGGCATCGTCTTCACCGACGGACGCAGCCAGGACTACATCGGAGATGCCGCCAAGAAGGCCAAGGAGAACG gcttCAAGATGTATGCTGTTGGAGTGGGCAACGCAGTGGAGGATGAGCTGAAGGAGATCGCCTCTGAGCCGACCGGAGAACACTACTTCTACACCGCCGACTTCAAGACCATGACCCAGATTGCCAAGAAGCTGCAGATCAACATCTGTCAAG AGGAGGATCCTTGTGAATGCGACTCCCTCGTAAAGTTCCAGAAAAAAGTAGAAGATGCCTTACAGGCactaacaaaaaaacatatcctTTACAAGAGGTGGAATG AAATCTCACTAGAGAGTGTGTCGAAGAGGATTGCTGCGCTGGAGAACAAAATCGTCTAA